The Entelurus aequoreus isolate RoL-2023_Sb linkage group LG08, RoL_Eaeq_v1.1, whole genome shotgun sequence genome segment aggcctacaatttagtcttaaaaagtgctagagaaacattcttctccaatatcataaacagcaacacaaataaggccaaaaccctattcacaatcgttgacagactgactaaacccccaacacaaataccagccgaactccattccacgcagaaatgcaatgactttgcattcttttatactgataaaattgaaggcatcagacgcaccatcaatatctcaagtaaaaaagttggatcaccaccccatttaggcaaaagtaacacagcaatgatggcaagctttaatgccatagactctaaaactctagtggaaacggtgacagctctaaagtcatccacctgctgccttgatgttttacctaccaacttctttaagaatgtttttgactgcctatcaacagacatcttgcaaatagttaataattctattaaatcgggcaatttcccgaaggctttcaaaactgcagtcattaaacctcttctaaaaaagcagagcctagatgcctctgttatcaacaactacagaccaatttcaaatctaccattcataagtaaaataattgagaaagttgtcctccaacaactaaatcacttcttggcttctactggctgccacaacaacttccagtcaggatttcgacctcttcatagcacagagacggcccttcttaaagttataaatgacatccgtctaaacacagactctggcaaaacttcagtattaatgcttttggacctcagtgctgcatttgacactgtcgaccactcaatacttttggacaggttggaaaactgggtggggatctcaggcacagttttaagctggttcaagtcatatctacaagataggaactattttgtttccattggtgactttgtatcagaaccaaccaacgtaacgtgtggagtcccccaaggttcaatcttggggccgactttatttaacatctatatgctcccactaggacaaatcatgcaaaataataacattgaccatcattgctatgccgatgacacccaaatctatgtagcgctatcaccaaatgactatcgccccatagatcttctgtgccagtgcattgagcaagtcaaacactggatgtgccaaaatttcctacaactaaatgaagataaaactgagataattgtttttggtgctaaaaaagaaaggtttaaagtcatccaacaccttcaatcactgtccctgaaaacctcaaataaagccagaaatcttggggttattttagattctgatttacatttcgacagtcacatcaaatcagtaacaaaatcggcctactatcacctcaaaaatgtaaaaagacttagagggctcatgtcagctcaagacttagaaaaacttgtacatgcctttattaccagtaggctagactattgtaatggtctccttgcaggtcttcccaaaaaaactgtcaggcagctacagcttgttcagaacgctgctgctagagttctaacaaagaccaaaaaatgtgagcacattacaccaattcttaaatccttacattggctccctgtacatcagagaatagatttcaaaatcctcctgctcacatataaatcactacatggtctagggcccaagtatatcactgatatgctcccactatatacgccctctagatcactaagatcttctgagagcaatctgttagcggttccaagagtaaactcaaatcaagggagatcatcattcagtcactatgcaacaaatagctggaataaacttcctgaagatgtcagactctccccaactctcactacttttaaaactagactgaagacttttatgttcaccttagctttcagctaaatcttttaatcttttaacttttaacgtctgcactgtttttatttttattgtctgcattttaattttgcttttattttctttcatttcactttgttgtctgtgaagcactttgagtctgccttgtgtatgaaaagcgctatacaaataaagttgccttgccttgccttccttttctgttatatatatttcagagcaacgaatgtcttggcagctaccatatggagatggaaggactgaagaggatggtggaactgctgatcagctgggacctggatgtcggggtgctggtgacagaccgacacagacagatcgctaaatggattcgtgaaaacatgcccaatacacggcactgctatgacatctggcatgttgcaaaatgttagttggattatttgtatgcatgacaagttgtgaagtagtgtgtacatatcagtgatcagatgaatgcgatattgtatttaatccacaaatttctgtttttttctgtttgtagccatcggaaagaaactgaaggccatcgtcaagcataaggactgtgaagacttgaagccctgggtgcaaagtataatcaaccacctctactgggcagcagtgtctacaccgcctggagagggggaacttctggttgccaagtggaagtctgtggagcgacacattcagaacatccacaaggaccatggcgacctcttcccaatttgtactcatggacaactgcaacggcaaaagaaatggctcaaacaaagtgagtaggcaaataagttgcccgaaagcagtgagggactagcagtattttcctgcacatcttttgaaagtcaaaaaattcagataaacttgtaagtaaataaccagtttaagttgactggaacatttttgtagaaacgttgttctattttaaatttatgtttaggttcacgctcagcagtgaaactggaggaggtggtcaacaacaagtccctgctaaaagatatcgccatgctgtcgggtgaacaccagacttccaaggtggaggcgttccatagccttatcatacaggtgagaattagactgatcgcctgtaggtggtgtcggtggttaccacctgccactaggactttggtggccagggagcaaaatactagagcatactaaatgaagccttgatacagtcagtgtaagcaagagaatgttggaggtccaacatagtggctaggcatcttggtgagaaagattgcaaacaattctggcgtggtgttaacattgaaaacaaaacagcttcattactgcaggagatcaagctttaatagctgactattaacagtttaatacacaaacatttgtattcaaatttacaaacaatttataaatttacacacacattgtatggacgcatgactgaataaagtgtcttttatcttgtacagttcgcaccgaaaatgtatgtcttctcatacatcggaatgctgtgcaggtatgtttccacactaatctaagtgtcactagtgtgtgccatactttagtactaattattacattattcggttaccacacctaggaacctgcttgctgggctgcactggaacgaaaattcgagccgccctatagccactacacaagtgggtgctgagcgctatgcagtacgctacccgaagtataaagcagggggccatgtggtcaagaaaatcgcgacagagccaacataccgtaagtgtagaggacacaaaacatgtaaacacttgacactttgtatcatgataataatactgtcaagtttcactctccatgagtatattatgttgtgagcaggaacatgtacaattgtattttgcaggctacgtagatgacttgatcagggaggttgttgctggctgcagacagacccctgacgagagaacaccactcagcgtcactgtggatgtgcctcccttcctctgcgatgaactggagaagccagacaaggaggaagccatcgccaagcacaggagtcgcttcggtaagtgtgaaatgccctcccggtaccagttagagatgctacctcagtagaagcatttaagtcccatcttaaaactcatttgtatactctagcctttaaatagaccccctttttagaccagttgatctgccgtttcttttcttttctcctctgcccccccccccccacgtggaggggttattccggtgaccatggatgaagtgctggctgtccagagttgggacccggggtataccgctcgcctgtgcatcggttggggacatctgcgctgctgacccgtctccgctcggggtggcctcctgctggccccactatggactggaccctcactaatatgttagacccactcgacatccattgctttcggtctcccctagagggggggggggggttacccacatatgcggtcctctccaaggtttctcatagtcattcacatcgacgtcctactggggtgagttttccttgcccgtgtgtgggctctgtaccgaggatgtcgttgtggcttgtgcggccctttgagacatttgtgatttagtgctatataaataaacattgattgattgactgattgattgattgattgattttattgattaagtacagtggccatgtagattctgttgcagtcactgcacgtcttggaaccc includes the following:
- the LOC133655537 gene encoding uncharacterized protein LOC133655537 translates to MEMEGLKRMVELLISWDLDVGVLVTDRHRQIAKWIRENMPNTRHCYDIWHVAKSIGKKLKAIVKHKDCEDLKPWVQSIINHLYWAAVSTPPGEGELLVAKWKSVERHIQNIHKDHGDLFPICTHGQLQRQKKWLKQSSRSAVKLEEVVNNKSLLKDIAMLSGEHQTSKVEAFHSLIIQFAPKMYVFSYIGMLCRNLLAGLHWNENSSRPIATTQVGAERYAVRYPKYKAGGHVVKKIATEPTYRYVDDLIREVVAGCRQTPDERTPLSVTVDVPPFLCDELEKPDKEEAIAKHRSRFGVIPVTMDEVLAVQSWDPGYTARLCIGWGHLRC